The sequence GGGCGGCGTACCTTCACCCGACTCTCGACCCTAGACTGCCTGACCTCCCGACCGTGATCACCTACGTCTCCGGCACGCTCGCCGCCAAGTCGCCCACCGACGCCGTCGTCGACGTGCAGGGCATCGGGTACCACGTCCTGATCCCGATGTCGTCGTTCGAGAAGCTGCCGGCGGCGGGCAAGCCGGTCAAGCTGCTGACGCATCACCACATCCGGGAAGACGCCGAGACGCTGTTCGGCTTCGCCACCGACGCCGAGCGGACGCTCTTCCGCACCCTCGTCGGTGTCTCGGGCGTCGGGCCGAAGCTGGCGCTCGCGGCGCTGTCGGCGATGTCGCCCGAGGCGCTGCGCGACCACATCTTGGAGGGCGACGCGAGCGTGCTCACCCGCATCCCCGGCGTCGGCAAGAAGACCGCCGAGCGGCTGGTCGTCGAACTGAAAGACCGGCTGGCGAGCCTCGACGGGTTCGAGGGCGCGACGGCCGTCGGCGGCGACGGCACGGCGAGCGTCCGGGCCGACGCGCGCGCCGCGCTCGAGTCGCTCGGCTTCGCCCGCGCCGAGGCCGAGAAGCGCATCCGCAAAGCGCTCCGCGACCACGACGGCGCGGTGACGGCCGAGGAGCTGATCCGCCTCGCGCTGCGGTAGGGCGAGCGAGTAGCGCGGAGGAACGGAAGCGGAGACGAGAACGGGTACGGTTAGCCCAGCGGTGAGTCCTGCGTTCTTCCGCTCTTCCCACCCTCCGCTCCTCCTCTCTTAACGCTCCCGTAAAGCGAGGGT is a genomic window of Bacteroidota bacterium containing:
- the ruvA gene encoding Holliday junction branch migration protein RuvA; its protein translation is MITYVSGTLAAKSPTDAVVDVQGIGYHVLIPMSSFEKLPAAGKPVKLLTHHHIREDAETLFGFATDAERTLFRTLVGVSGVGPKLALAALSAMSPEALRDHILEGDASVLTRIPGVGKKTAERLVVELKDRLASLDGFEGATAVGGDGTASVRADARAALESLGFARAEAEKRIRKALRDHDGAVTAEELIRLALR